One genomic region from Sphingobacterium multivorum encodes:
- a CDS encoding complex I subunit 4 family protein encodes MDNLFLLILLPLISALILTFLKTNAAKSIALILSLLSLALTIPFLCTFDTNGGMQFEQNWLWISSLHIHFHIGIDGISLPLILLTNGLMPLIIATTFKKDYKGNFYALMAFMQAGLLLVFMALDAFTFYVGWEIALIPIYFICALWGEGDRIRVNLKFFIYTFLGSLLMLVGILYLYQQVPNRDFEWTSFIALDLGENTQRWLFWAFFVAFAIKIPIFPFHTWQPNTYTNAPAAGTMLLAGIMLKMGVYGLMRWLLPIAPAGVALYGHFAMILCVIGIVYASVIAIKQDDVKRLIAYSSIAHVGLISAGVFTWNTNGLSGATIQMLNHGISVIGLFYVLDIIQQRTQTRSLRALGGIASKAPRLAIFFMIICMGAVGLPLTNGFIGEFLLLKGVFQYGFWFAVFAGLTLILGAVYILRLYQGTMLGETTEKTVQFEDVKGTELIVLTVVSVLILYIGIFPNFLLNLSAGSVEVLSTFLGR; translated from the coding sequence ATGGATAACTTGTTTTTACTTATTTTATTGCCGTTAATAAGCGCATTGATTCTAACGTTCTTAAAGACCAATGCTGCAAAGTCTATTGCCTTGATTTTATCATTACTATCTTTGGCTTTGACTATTCCGTTCCTCTGTACTTTTGACACAAATGGCGGAATGCAATTTGAACAAAATTGGCTATGGATTTCTTCCTTGCATATTCATTTTCATATCGGCATTGACGGAATTAGCTTGCCGTTGATCTTATTGACGAATGGATTGATGCCTCTAATTATTGCTACAACCTTTAAAAAGGATTATAAAGGAAACTTTTATGCATTAATGGCTTTTATGCAAGCGGGCTTATTGCTCGTGTTTATGGCCTTGGACGCCTTTACTTTTTATGTAGGTTGGGAGATTGCCTTGATTCCGATTTATTTTATTTGTGCACTCTGGGGTGAAGGAGACCGTATTCGCGTCAATTTAAAATTCTTTATTTATACTTTTTTGGGCAGTCTGTTAATGTTGGTCGGTATTCTTTATCTCTATCAACAAGTGCCCAACCGTGATTTTGAATGGACTTCATTTATTGCATTAGATTTGGGGGAAAATACGCAGCGCTGGTTATTTTGGGCATTTTTTGTTGCTTTTGCCATCAAAATACCAATTTTTCCTTTTCATACTTGGCAACCCAATACGTATACAAATGCGCCAGCGGCAGGCACGATGTTGTTGGCAGGTATCATGCTCAAAATGGGGGTTTACGGTTTAATGCGTTGGCTATTGCCTATCGCACCAGCTGGTGTCGCTTTGTACGGGCATTTTGCGATGATCTTATGCGTTATCGGGATCGTTTATGCTTCTGTTATCGCAATTAAACAGGACGATGTGAAGCGATTGATCGCGTATTCGTCAATAGCCCACGTTGGCTTAATTAGTGCCGGTGTCTTCACATGGAATACGAATGGCCTGAGTGGTGCAACTATTCAAATGTTGAATCACGGTATTTCTGTGATCGGGCTTTTTTATGTGTTGGATATTATACAGCAGCGCACACAGACACGTAGTCTCAGAGCGCTTGGCGGAATAGCAAGCAAGGCGCCGCGCTTGGCGATCTTCTTTATGATTATTTGTATGGGGGCAGTGGGTTTACCATTAACGAATGGATTCATTGGGGAGTTTTTGTTATTGAAAGGCGTTTTTCAGTATGGATTTTGGTTTGCCGTTTTCGCGGGGCTAACCTTAATCCTGGGCGCAGTTTATATCCTTAGGCTTTACCAAGGAACGATGTTGGGGGAAACGACCGAAAAAACTGTACAATTTGAAGATGTAAAAGGAACGGAACTTATTGTATTGACAGTCGTCTCCGTCTTGATCCTTTATATTGGTATATTCCCTAATTTCCTATTGAACCTTTCTGCAGGTTCCGTGGAAGTTTTAAGTACATTTTTAGGCAGATAA
- the nuoH gene encoding NADH-quinone oxidoreductase subunit NuoH: protein MEWSFVIEKLILVSVIFVITLVIAMYSTLAERKIAGFMQDRYGPDRAGIFGILQPLCDGGKFFFKEEIIPAGAHKVLFIVGPTIAIITACISSAVIPWGQELQIGDRTVSLQVAQGINVGVLYMFGVIALGVYGIMLGGWASNNKFSLMGAIRAASQSISYEIAMGLSLIALLMVTRTLTLEEIVAQQSGFVNWNIWAQPLGFIIFMVCAFAECNRVPFDLPECETELVGGYHTEYSSMKLGLYMFSEYINMFVSSALMASLYFGGYNFPFMNDLGWSANMITIIGVVVFFIKILLFIFFFMWVRWTLPRFRYDQLMNLGWKMLIPLAIANIVLTGVFTLIKDTYFS, encoded by the coding sequence ATGGAGTGGTCTTTTGTCATAGAGAAATTAATACTGGTGTCTGTTATTTTTGTTATCACCTTGGTGATTGCGATGTATTCGACACTTGCAGAACGAAAAATTGCGGGTTTTATGCAGGATCGCTATGGTCCCGATCGGGCTGGTATCTTTGGGATCTTACAGCCGCTTTGCGATGGTGGTAAGTTCTTTTTTAAGGAAGAAATTATCCCTGCGGGCGCGCATAAAGTACTTTTTATCGTAGGACCTACGATAGCAATTATAACCGCTTGTATCAGTTCGGCCGTGATTCCTTGGGGACAGGAATTGCAAATAGGAGACCGTACGGTTTCTTTGCAAGTTGCGCAAGGTATCAATGTCGGCGTGTTGTATATGTTTGGTGTGATTGCATTGGGTGTATATGGTATTATGCTGGGCGGTTGGGCTTCCAATAATAAGTTCTCGCTTATGGGGGCAATTCGTGCAGCATCACAGAGTATCAGCTATGAAATTGCCATGGGGTTATCACTGATCGCTTTATTGATGGTCACGCGCACATTGACGCTAGAGGAAATTGTTGCGCAGCAGTCGGGTTTTGTCAATTGGAATATCTGGGCACAGCCGTTGGGTTTTATCATTTTTATGGTCTGTGCTTTTGCCGAATGTAATCGGGTTCCTTTCGATTTACCGGAATGTGAGACAGAGCTTGTCGGTGGCTACCATACGGAATATTCTTCCATGAAATTGGGCCTTTATATGTTCTCCGAATACATCAATATGTTTGTTTCTTCGGCGCTCATGGCATCACTTTATTTTGGCGGTTATAATTTCCCTTTTATGAATGATCTGGGATGGTCGGCCAATATGATCACGATCATCGGGGTAGTGGTATTCTTCATTAAAATATTGCTGTTTATCTTTTTCTTTATGTGGGTGCGTTGGACTTTACCACGTTTCCGCTACGATCAATTGATGAATCTGGGCTGGAAGATGCTGATTCCATTGGCCATTGCCAATATTGTACTCACAGGTGTATTTACATTGATTAAAGATACTTATTTCTCATAA
- a CDS encoding NADH-quinone oxidoreductase subunit D has translation MSEFISKITANQPVFDDNDPQDELITLNIGPTHPATHGVFQNVVQIDGERIVSGVSTIGYIHRAFEKIAEHRPFYQITPLTDRLNYCSAPINNMGWHMTVEKLLKIEIPKRVQYMRVIVMELARIADHIICNGILGVDTGAFSGFLYVMQEREFIYEIFEEICGARLTTNIGRIGGFERDFNAIAFEKIREFLKRYPPVLREFEEMFVRNRIFIERTSGVAAVTAEDALDYSWSGPILRAAGVDYDVRVQNPYCSYDEFDFDVPVGTTGDVYDRFMVRNAEMWQSLRIIEQALAKIEKEPKGVFHAEVPDFYLPPKEQVYTNMEALIYHFKIVMGEVDTPKAEVYHAVEGANGELGFYLIHDGGRSPYRLHFRRPSFVNYQMFAPMSAGMLISDAIINMSSLNVIAGELDA, from the coding sequence ATGAGCGAATTTATAAGCAAGATAACAGCTAATCAACCTGTCTTTGATGATAATGATCCACAGGATGAGTTGATTACCCTAAATATTGGTCCCACACATCCGGCCACGCACGGTGTATTTCAGAATGTCGTGCAAATCGATGGCGAACGAATTGTTAGCGGAGTTTCCACGATTGGTTATATTCACCGTGCATTTGAAAAAATTGCTGAACATCGGCCTTTTTATCAAATCACGCCTTTGACCGACCGTCTGAATTATTGTTCGGCGCCAATCAATAATATGGGCTGGCATATGACGGTAGAAAAGCTGCTCAAGATCGAAATTCCTAAACGGGTACAGTATATGCGGGTTATTGTCATGGAGCTTGCCCGTATTGCTGATCATATTATTTGTAATGGCATTTTAGGTGTGGATACCGGGGCCTTTTCGGGCTTCTTGTATGTGATGCAAGAGCGCGAGTTTATCTATGAAATCTTCGAAGAAATCTGTGGTGCGCGTTTAACGACTAATATTGGCCGTATCGGCGGATTTGAGCGAGATTTCAATGCAATTGCCTTCGAGAAAATACGGGAATTTTTGAAACGCTATCCTCCTGTATTACGGGAGTTCGAAGAAATGTTTGTTCGTAACCGCATTTTTATTGAGCGGACTTCAGGCGTTGCTGCTGTCACAGCGGAAGACGCCTTGGATTATAGCTGGTCTGGTCCTATTTTGCGGGCCGCAGGCGTCGATTATGATGTGCGTGTTCAGAACCCTTATTGTTCCTACGATGAGTTTGATTTCGACGTACCTGTTGGCACGACAGGCGATGTATATGACCGTTTCATGGTTCGAAATGCCGAAATGTGGCAATCACTTCGGATTATAGAGCAGGCATTAGCGAAAATTGAAAAAGAACCTAAAGGTGTTTTCCATGCAGAGGTTCCTGATTTCTATTTACCGCCGAAAGAACAGGTGTATACCAATATGGAAGCTTTAATCTACCATTTTAAAATCGTCATGGGTGAGGTGGACACTCCAAAAGCCGAAGTCTATCATGCGGTCGAAGGTGCAAATGGTGAACTTGGTTTTTATTTGATTCATGATGGAGGACGTTCACCTTATCGTCTTCATTTTAGGAGACCTTCTTTTGTCAATTATCAAATGTTTGCGCCAATGAGCGCAGGGATGCTGATTTCAGATGCCATTATAAATATGAGTAGTCTTAACGTTATAGCTGGAGAATTAGATGCTTAG
- a CDS encoding NuoI/complex I 23 kDa subunit family protein produces MQLTNRKKVIEQKPMTFSERIYFPAIIKGLRITLRHFFKKIPTIKYPEEIRPYSKNFRGQHSLKRDEEGRERCTACGLCALSCPAEAITMTAAERKKGEEHLYREEKYASVYEINMLRCIFCGLCEEACPKEAIYLDGPHVTADYLRKDFIYGKDKLVEPTFDITKLKS; encoded by the coding sequence ATGCAACTAACCAATCGTAAAAAAGTAATTGAACAAAAACCGATGACATTTTCGGAAAGAATCTACTTTCCGGCTATTATCAAAGGTTTGCGCATTACATTAAGGCATTTTTTTAAGAAAATTCCAACCATTAAATATCCGGAGGAAATAAGACCTTATTCGAAAAATTTTAGGGGGCAGCACTCGCTCAAACGTGATGAGGAAGGGCGTGAGCGCTGTACAGCCTGTGGATTATGTGCTTTGTCTTGCCCGGCAGAGGCGATTACAATGACTGCCGCCGAGCGGAAAAAAGGTGAAGAACATCTTTATCGCGAGGAAAAGTATGCGTCGGTATATGAAATCAATATGTTGCGTTGTATTTTCTGTGGTCTATGTGAAGAGGCCTGTCCGAAAGAAGCGATCTATCTGGATGGACCGCATGTGACAGCAGATTATCTCCGTAAGGATTTTATCTATGGAAAAGATAAATTGGTGGAACCAACTTTTGATATTACCAAATTAAAGAGCTAA
- the nuoK gene encoding NADH-quinone oxidoreductase subunit NuoK, which translates to METVVQQLQGVPINHYLIFCAIIFVIGVIGVLIRRNVIIIMMSIELMLNAVNLLLAAFSVQHGDSSGQVFVFFIMALAAAEVAVGLAIIIMVYRNTKSVDIDSLNKLRW; encoded by the coding sequence ATGGAAACAGTTGTTCAACAGTTGCAGGGGGTGCCAATAAATCATTATCTGATTTTTTGTGCGATTATTTTCGTTATTGGTGTTATCGGTGTTCTTATTCGCCGTAACGTCATCATTATTATGATGTCTATTGAATTGATGCTGAATGCGGTGAATCTTCTTTTAGCTGCTTTTTCAGTACAGCATGGCGATTCGTCCGGACAGGTCTTTGTCTTTTTTATCATGGCATTGGCAGCGGCAGAAGTTGCCGTAGGCCTAGCGATTATTATTATGGTATATCGGAATACGAAGTCTGTGGATATCGATTCCTTAAATAAACTTCGTTGGTAG
- a CDS encoding NADH-quinone oxidoreductase subunit C encodes MMENSFLLDKLQGNFPGKITEIQDAHNLLTIVVDTEDVIDVLRFLKSNNELQFIHLTDITAVHYPHLEKEFAVVYHIQSLVHNIRIRVKVFLHGPNPEIPTATVVWRGANWMERETFDFFGVNFIGHPDLRRILNVDDMEVFPMRKEYPLEDPNRVDKKDLYFGR; translated from the coding sequence ATGATGGAAAACAGTTTTTTATTGGATAAGCTCCAAGGAAATTTTCCGGGAAAGATTACAGAAATTCAAGATGCACACAATCTATTGACCATTGTTGTTGATACGGAAGACGTGATTGATGTACTTCGTTTCTTAAAATCGAATAACGAATTGCAGTTTATTCATCTCACGGATATTACGGCGGTACATTATCCGCATTTAGAAAAGGAATTTGCTGTAGTTTATCATATTCAAAGTCTCGTTCATAATATCCGAATTCGCGTGAAGGTCTTTTTGCATGGACCAAATCCTGAGATTCCAACGGCAACAGTCGTTTGGAGAGGTGCAAATTGGATGGAGCGTGAAACCTTCGATTTTTTTGGTGTCAATTTTATAGGACATCCCGATTTGAGAAGAATTTTGAATGTAGATGATATGGAGGTGTTTCCAATGCGTAAGGAATATCCTTTAGAGGATCCAAATCGCGTAGATAAGAAAGATTTGTATTTCGGCCGTTAA
- a CDS encoding 2Fe-2S iron-sulfur cluster-binding protein, which produces MAEAEDIKFKVTIDGIPVEVAPGTSILNAARQIGGDIVPPAMCYYSKLEGSGGKCRTCLVKVSKGSEKDPRPMPKLVASCRTTVMDGMEVQNITSPEVVEARKGVVEILLINHPLDCPICDQAGECKLQDLGYEHGSANTRYEFDRRTFERIDLGDKIQLHMNRCILCYRCVYVANQLTDQRVHGILGRGDHAEISTYIENVIDNDFSGNVIDVCPVGALTDKTFRFKNRVWFTKPVDAHRDCPTCSGKVTLWYKGEEVIRVTARKDEFGEVEEFICNTCRFDQKKTSDWILEEPTEIDPRSVISANHYELFNPPKVIKENPILQEQNREQLARTEKLK; this is translated from the coding sequence ATGGCAGAAGCGGAAGATATAAAGTTTAAGGTCACCATCGATGGTATACCGGTAGAGGTTGCTCCTGGGACAAGCATATTAAATGCAGCGAGACAAATCGGTGGCGATATAGTTCCTCCGGCAATGTGTTACTACTCCAAACTGGAGGGCAGTGGCGGTAAATGCCGTACCTGTTTGGTCAAAGTCTCCAAGGGGTCTGAAAAGGATCCAAGGCCAATGCCGAAATTGGTGGCTTCTTGTCGTACGACGGTGATGGACGGTATGGAAGTACAAAATATTACTTCGCCAGAGGTGGTGGAAGCAAGAAAGGGCGTTGTTGAAATTTTATTGATCAATCATCCCTTAGATTGCCCGATCTGCGATCAGGCTGGTGAATGTAAATTGCAGGATCTTGGGTATGAACACGGCAGTGCCAATACACGTTACGAATTCGATCGACGGACATTCGAACGCATTGATTTGGGGGACAAGATCCAATTGCATATGAACCGTTGTATCCTATGTTACCGTTGCGTTTATGTCGCCAATCAGTTGACTGATCAACGTGTACATGGCATCTTAGGTCGTGGTGATCATGCCGAGATATCGACCTATATCGAAAATGTAATCGATAATGATTTCTCTGGCAACGTGATTGATGTATGTCCTGTGGGGGCCTTGACAGATAAAACTTTTCGTTTTAAAAATCGGGTGTGGTTTACGAAGCCTGTCGATGCACATCGTGATTGTCCGACATGTTCGGGCAAAGTAACCTTATGGTATAAAGGTGAGGAGGTCATTCGGGTGACAGCACGGAAGGATGAGTTTGGTGAAGTGGAAGAGTTTATCTGTAATACCTGCCGCTTTGATCAGAAAAAAACGAGCGATTGGATCTTAGAGGAACCGACAGAAATCGATCCGCGTTCTGTTATTTCTGCCAATCATTATGAATTATTTAATCCGCCAAAAGTCATTAAGGAAAATCCGATACTTCAGGAACAAAATCGCGAACAGTTGGCTAGAACAGAAAAATTGAAATAA
- the nuoE gene encoding complex I 24 kDa subunit family protein, protein MLSVKQHNENVNFSPELLAKFGEVVSRYPEGKQKSGLLPILHLVQAEYGWVSADAMDKVAVYLNILPIEVYEVATFYTMFLLQPKGKYVLEICRTGPCCLVGAERIMGHLAQKLGVKEGEVTGDGLFSWRGVECLAACGFGPVLQIGPEYTFYENLTEDKVDELIDNLKAKTE, encoded by the coding sequence ATGCTTAGTGTAAAACAACATAATGAAAATGTAAACTTTTCTCCAGAATTGTTAGCCAAGTTTGGAGAAGTGGTAAGCCGTTACCCCGAAGGAAAGCAGAAATCAGGCTTATTGCCCATTTTACATTTGGTTCAGGCGGAATACGGCTGGGTTAGCGCAGATGCGATGGATAAGGTGGCTGTTTACCTGAATATATTGCCTATTGAGGTGTATGAGGTGGCAACCTTCTATACCATGTTTTTGTTGCAACCTAAAGGGAAATATGTACTGGAGATTTGTCGTACAGGACCTTGTTGTTTGGTCGGTGCAGAGCGTATCATGGGGCATTTAGCGCAAAAGCTGGGGGTAAAGGAAGGCGAGGTTACAGGCGACGGGCTTTTCTCTTGGCGTGGTGTAGAATGTTTGGCCGCCTGTGGTTTTGGACCAGTCTTACAGATCGGACCTGAATATACATTCTATGAGAATCTGACAGAAGATAAGGTCGACGAATTGATTGATAATTTAAAAGCTAAAACAGAATAA
- the nuoF gene encoding NADH-quinone oxidoreductase subunit NuoF, with translation MARKLLLTHIDVPGINTFEVYRQKGGYVAVEKVVKTMSPEEVVEEVKKSGLRGRGGAGFPTGMKWSFLAKPEGVPRYLVCNADESEPGTFKDRYLMTHIPHALIEGMIVSSFALGAHTSYIYVRGEMMPQIRILERAIAEAKEKGFLGKNILGSGYDLEIHVQPGGGAYICGEETALLESLEGKRGNPRIKPPFPAIAGLYNCPTVVNNVESIATTVPIINLGGEEYAKIGVERSTGTKLISASGNIVKPGVYEIELGLPVEEFIYSDEYCGGIANGKRMKAVVAGGSSVPILPANLILKTAAGNSRLMTYESLADGGFQTGTMLGSGGFIVFDEDQCVVRNTWNFARFYHHESCGQCSPCREGTGWMEKVLHKIESGHGSMSDIDLLWDVQRKIEGNTICPLGDAAAWPVAAAIRHFRDEFEWHILHPEESQTRNYGLAHYADPLQPIVS, from the coding sequence ATGGCACGTAAACTTTTGTTGACTCATATCGATGTTCCTGGCATCAATACCTTTGAGGTCTATCGACAAAAAGGTGGTTATGTTGCTGTTGAAAAAGTAGTGAAGACCATGTCTCCTGAGGAGGTCGTTGAAGAGGTTAAGAAGTCTGGGTTACGTGGCCGTGGAGGTGCTGGATTCCCGACGGGGATGAAATGGTCCTTTTTGGCTAAGCCTGAAGGCGTGCCACGCTATTTGGTCTGTAATGCCGACGAGTCTGAACCAGGGACATTCAAAGACCGTTATTTGATGACGCACATCCCACATGCGCTCATTGAGGGAATGATTGTATCCAGCTTCGCCTTAGGAGCTCATACATCGTATATCTATGTGCGTGGAGAGATGATGCCACAGATCAGAATTCTGGAGCGTGCTATTGCTGAAGCCAAGGAAAAAGGTTTTTTGGGTAAAAATATTTTAGGTTCGGGCTATGATCTGGAGATCCATGTTCAACCTGGAGGCGGTGCGTATATCTGTGGGGAGGAAACAGCTTTATTAGAGTCCTTAGAAGGTAAGCGAGGTAACCCACGTATTAAGCCTCCTTTTCCGGCAATAGCAGGTTTATATAACTGCCCGACAGTGGTGAATAATGTGGAGTCTATTGCAACCACAGTGCCCATTATCAATTTGGGCGGTGAAGAATATGCTAAAATCGGCGTGGAGCGTAGTACCGGGACAAAATTAATTTCCGCTAGCGGAAATATTGTAAAACCAGGGGTCTATGAGATCGAACTTGGTCTGCCTGTGGAAGAGTTTATTTACTCGGATGAATATTGTGGTGGTATTGCCAATGGGAAACGAATGAAAGCTGTCGTAGCTGGAGGCTCTTCGGTTCCAATCCTACCCGCTAACTTGATCTTGAAAACTGCGGCAGGAAATAGCCGGTTGATGACTTATGAGTCATTGGCGGATGGTGGTTTCCAAACAGGGACAATGCTCGGGTCGGGTGGTTTCATCGTATTTGATGAGGATCAGTGCGTGGTGCGTAATACCTGGAATTTTGCGCGTTTTTATCATCATGAAAGCTGTGGTCAATGTTCGCCTTGTCGTGAAGGAACAGGTTGGATGGAGAAGGTGCTGCATAAGATCGAGAGCGGTCACGGCTCGATGTCAGACATTGATTTGCTGTGGGATGTGCAGCGGAAAATTGAAGGCAATACAATCTGTCCGTTAGGGGATGCGGCAGCATGGCCTGTGGCAGCAGCAATAAGACACTTTAGGGATGAATTTGAATGGCATATCCTTCATCCGGAAGAGTCACAAACACGGAATTATGGACTGGCACATTATGCCGATCCTTTACAACCAATAGTATCATAA
- the nuoL gene encoding NADH-quinone oxidoreductase subunit L — MSELVWLIPLLPLIGFIVNGLGRNAFSKGMIGAVGSAVVLISFVCSCILFSEVYQARQAGQAGIIEQHVFDWIAVGNLKIGLSFLVDPLSAIMLLIVTGIGFLIHVYSIGYMHHDHGFGKFFAYLNLFIFFMLLLVLGSNYLVMFIGWEGVGLCSYLLIGFWYKNSSYANAAKKAFVMNRIGDLGFLLAVFLILGTFGSLEFSTVFPAAKNFAVGDITVVSITILLFIAATGKSAQIPLFTWLPDAMAGPTPVSALIHAATMVTAGIYMIARSNVLFVLSPFTLQLISVIAICTALLAAAIALTQNDIKKVLAYSTVSQLGYMFLGLGVGAFTGAFFHVLTHAFFKALLFLGAGSVIHGMSEEQDMRKMGGLKKAMPITYLTMLMGTIAIAGIPPFSGFFSKDEILAGAFAASPVLWGLGFIGALMTAFYMFRMLFMTFSGTFRGTEEQKHHLHESPKSMTVPLIVLAILSVVGGVINLPAVLGGNHWLEDFLTPVFSEGKAIMPATHHLEHSTEYLLMGVSVVGVLIMVALAFNKYVKRQQLQEEGEGTRGFLGNLSYHKFYVDELYDSIIVRPINWLSAFFGNVVDQRGIDGVVNGAGKATFDTGKVLRLLQNGNVGFYLLMMVIGVIAIFIYGLLSL; from the coding sequence ATGAGTGAATTAGTTTGGTTGATTCCCCTTTTGCCCTTAATCGGGTTTATTGTGAACGGATTGGGTAGGAATGCCTTCTCCAAAGGTATGATAGGTGCTGTTGGCAGCGCTGTAGTGCTTATTTCTTTTGTATGCAGCTGTATTCTTTTCTCCGAAGTCTACCAAGCGAGACAAGCTGGACAAGCAGGTATTATAGAACAACATGTATTTGACTGGATTGCGGTGGGCAATCTCAAGATCGGTCTGTCCTTTTTGGTAGACCCACTAAGTGCCATCATGCTCCTGATCGTTACAGGGATTGGTTTCCTTATCCATGTCTATTCGATTGGTTATATGCATCATGATCATGGATTTGGTAAGTTCTTCGCCTATTTGAATCTCTTTATCTTTTTTATGTTGCTATTGGTATTGGGATCTAATTATCTGGTCATGTTTATCGGCTGGGAAGGTGTAGGGCTATGTTCTTATTTATTGATCGGCTTTTGGTATAAGAATAGTTCGTATGCAAATGCGGCAAAAAAAGCATTTGTGATGAATAGAATAGGCGATTTAGGTTTTCTACTTGCGGTATTTTTAATACTTGGCACTTTTGGATCCTTAGAATTTTCGACTGTATTTCCTGCGGCCAAGAATTTTGCTGTTGGTGATATCACAGTCGTTAGCATTACCATTTTGTTGTTTATTGCTGCAACAGGTAAATCGGCGCAGATACCTTTGTTTACCTGGTTGCCAGATGCCATGGCTGGCCCGACCCCCGTGTCGGCCCTGATTCATGCGGCAACGATGGTTACGGCCGGTATCTATATGATTGCACGTTCCAATGTCCTGTTTGTCCTTTCACCGTTTACCTTGCAGCTCATTTCTGTGATCGCTATTTGTACAGCCCTATTGGCTGCTGCGATAGCATTGACACAAAATGATATTAAGAAAGTATTGGCTTATTCCACCGTTTCACAATTGGGTTATATGTTTCTTGGCCTTGGTGTCGGAGCATTTACGGGAGCGTTTTTCCATGTATTGACGCATGCCTTTTTCAAAGCCTTACTATTCCTGGGGGCCGGCTCTGTTATACATGGTATGAGTGAAGAACAGGATATGCGAAAAATGGGCGGCTTGAAGAAAGCAATGCCTATTACTTATCTGACGATGTTGATGGGGACAATCGCGATTGCAGGAATTCCACCCTTCTCCGGCTTCTTTTCCAAAGACGAAATATTGGCAGGGGCATTTGCTGCGAGTCCAGTTTTATGGGGTCTGGGTTTTATTGGTGCATTAATGACGGCTTTCTATATGTTCAGGATGTTGTTTATGACCTTTTCTGGAACATTCCGTGGTACGGAAGAGCAAAAGCATCATTTGCATGAATCTCCAAAGAGTATGACAGTGCCACTCATCGTATTGGCTATACTTTCTGTGGTTGGAGGAGTGATCAACTTACCAGCTGTTTTGGGTGGTAATCATTGGCTTGAGGATTTCCTGACACCAGTGTTTTCAGAGGGAAAAGCGATAATGCCTGCAACTCATCATTTGGAACACAGTACGGAATATTTACTAATGGGCGTTTCTGTGGTTGGGGTATTGATTATGGTTGCTTTGGCTTTTAATAAATACGTCAAACGACAACAGTTACAGGAAGAGGGCGAAGGTACGCGTGGTTTCTTGGGTAATCTTTCTTACCATAAGTTTTACGTGGATGAGCTCTACGATAGTATCATTGTACGTCCGATCAATTGGCTCTCGGCTTTCTTCGGAAATGTCGTGGATCAACGTGGTATTGACGGTGTTGTTAACGGTGCCGGTAAGGCAACATTTGATACGGGAAAGGTATTGCGGTTGCTCCAGAATGGTAATGTTGGTTTTTATTTATTGATGATGGTAATTGGGGTGATTGCCATTTTCATCTATGGATTGTTGAGTCTTTAA
- a CDS encoding NADH-quinone oxidoreductase subunit J family protein, giving the protein MTVFYFVAFLSIFFALLTIFTKNPVHSVLYLVITFFTFTIHYILLNAQFLAVVNFIVYMGAIMVLFLFVLMLLNLNKDTEPMKSNLVKFMGVIAGCCLLVTFFGVYRVFDISNPLTVVNPEIGLVKNLGKVLFNEFLLPFELSSLLLLTAMIGAILLAKKEPKQI; this is encoded by the coding sequence ATGACAGTATTTTATTTTGTAGCCTTCTTGTCTATTTTCTTTGCGCTGCTGACCATTTTTACAAAAAACCCTGTACACAGTGTACTGTATCTGGTCATTACGTTTTTTACGTTTACAATACATTATATTCTTTTGAATGCACAGTTTTTGGCTGTGGTGAATTTCATCGTATATATGGGAGCCATCATGGTGTTGTTTTTATTTGTACTGATGCTGCTCAACCTGAACAAGGATACCGAACCCATGAAATCCAATCTGGTTAAGTTTATGGGCGTTATAGCCGGTTGTTGCCTATTGGTGACTTTCTTCGGGGTATACCGTGTATTTGATATTTCTAATCCCTTGACTGTTGTTAATCCAGAAATCGGGTTGGTTAAGAATCTGGGTAAGGTGTTGTTTAACGAATTTTTGCTTCCTTTTGAGTTATCATCATTATTGTTATTGACGGCAATGATTGGAGCAATATTATTAGCTAAGAAAGAACCTAAACAAATCTAA